In Canis lupus familiaris isolate Mischka breed German Shepherd chromosome 9, alternate assembly UU_Cfam_GSD_1.0, whole genome shotgun sequence, a single window of DNA contains:
- the PRKAR1A gene encoding cAMP-dependent protein kinase type I-alpha regulatory subunit, which yields MASGSTATSEEERSLRECELYVQKHNIQALLKDSIVQLCTARPERPMAFLREYFERLEKEEAKQIQNLQKASSRADSREDEISPPPPNPVVKGRRRRGAISAEVYTEEDAASYVRKVIPKDYKTMAALAKAIEKNVLFSHLDDNERSDIFDAMFPVSFIAGETVIQQGDEGDNFYVIDQGEMDVYVNNEWATSVGEGGSFGELALIYGTPRAATVKAKTNVKLWGIDRDSYRRILMGSTLRKRKMYEEFLSKVSILESLDKWERLTVADALEPVQFEDGQKIVVQGEPGDEFFIILEGSAAVLQRRSENEEFVEVGRLGPSDYFGEIALLMNRPRAATVVARGPLKCVKLDRPRFERVLGPCSDILKRNIQQYNSFVSLSV from the exons ATGGCGTCTGGCAGCACTGCCACCAGTGAGGAGGAGCGCAGCCTCCGGGAATGTGAGCTCTATGTCCAGAAGCACAACATTCAGGCACTGCTGAAGGATTCTATTGTGCAGTTGTGCACTGCTCGACCTGAGAGACCCATGGCATTCCTCAGGGAATACTTTGAGAGGCTGGAGAAG GAGGAGGCAAAACAGATTCAGAATCTGCAGAAAGCAAGCTCCCGTGCAGATTCGAGGGAGGATGAAatctctcctcctccacccaaCCCAGTGGTTAAGGGCCGGAGGCGACGAGGTGCTATCAGTGCCGAAGTCTACACGGAGGAGGATGCTGCATCATATGTTAGAAAG GTTATACCAAAGGATTATAAGACTATGGCTGCTTTGGCTAAAgccattgaaaagaatgtgcTCTTTTCACATCTTGACGATAATGAGAGAAG TGATATTTTTGATGCCATGTTTCCAGTTTCCTTTATTGCTGGAGAGACGGTTATTCAGCAAG GTGATGAGGGAGATAACTTCTATGTGATTGATCAAGGAGAGATGGAT GTCTATGTCAACAACGAATGGGCAACCAGtgttggggaaggagggagcttTGGGGAACTTGCTTTGATCTACGGAACACCTAGAGCAGCCACAGTCAAAGCAAAGACAAACGTGAAATTGTGGGGTATCGACCGAGACAGCTATAGAAGAATCCTCATG ggAAGCACTCTGAGAAAGCGGAAGATGTATGAGGAGTTTCTTAGTAAAGTATCTATTTTAG AATCTCTGGACAAGTGGGAACGTCTCACGGTAGCTGATGCATTGGAACCCGTTCAGTTTGAAGACGGGCAGAAGATTGTGGTACAGGGAGAACCAGGGGATGAGTTCTTCATTATTTTAGAG GGTTCAGCTGCTGTGCTACAGCGTCGGTCAGAAAATGAAGAGTTTGTTGAAGTGGGAAGATTGGGGCCTTCTGATTATTTTG GTGAGATTGCGCTCCTGATGAATCGTCCTCGTGCTGCCACGGTGGTGGCTCGTGGCCCCTTGAAGTGTGTGAAGCTGGACCGACCCAGATTCGAACGCGTTCTTGGCCCGTGCTCAGATATCCTCAAACGAAACATCCAGCAGTACAACAGTTTTGTGTCGCTGTCTGTCTGA